A window of Magallana gigas chromosome 8, xbMagGiga1.1, whole genome shotgun sequence genomic DNA:
aaagtacaacttcaaaccgtcaaaatttttaaaaccatgtcaatttcacgtgttagttccagtcaaaacgatgtgtattgcctcaactgtttatttttaagagattaatgcggctgttcctaggacctccccaccacattttcactgcgtgttttacataaaatatataaagtgtagtagtaataatcgtattaaattgcccttaaaatattaggaacatgattcaaagatattttataaataagtgaagagtattaaaaatccaaacaaaaatctgtcgtctgcatgtgattcctttgatcgatacacatgtaaacattactaacaaaaccgttggggttacacggaacaaccgtcaaaatgacctagatcgtctctctattaggagaaacgatctgtagaaatactgggctgttagtagaatagaaataaagttcttgttatcgtgaatgttgcaggataacctcctcggtctcgaaatgttgtttgaaatataaaagcctcggcttttatatttcaaaacaacatttctcgacctcggaggttattctgcaacattcacgaaaactcgtactttatttcttaagtatACTGAGTCTTAAGCCCGTACATAATTATCTGTTATGCGTCCAGATTCATATACTGAATATAAGGCTAATATGAATCGGATACTAGTAATTTATTTAGCTTAGACGTGGcagtttcaaaatttttatgatGGGCCGGCAGGAGCGGTCAACATCTTTTTCGTTAGACGgttgaattaaaatttattttgttagaCATTTTGTTAATGAAACTAccaattaatcaataaaaattaagattttttttcattatattttgtgTCATGTAATCTTTTTGTGTCACGTAATATTTTGTCCTAAAGAATAGAAGTTAACGGAATTTGCAAAGTTCCGAGGAATTAGGATGTTAATTAAACTAAAATATGTTTCTATATGAAGGtaatttagacattttttatTGCATCAATCAGGTAAATAGAGCATTTTTAAAACTGGAAATCACACGAGCTATCAGTAAATCGTGCAAACCTCAtaattggggggagggggggggggcgaccctgcattacatatatatactggagcttcaaatttatattcaatatgttttttagataaaacggaaaaaaaattgttttgtatacaCTTTTTATGTTGCTGCATCCAAATACACCattataattacaaaattttcttaaaatgaaaaaaatgaacatgatACATATTGCACTTGTGTGTATGTGCTCTCGCTCTGCTATATAGCTAGTATTCAGCgccataaaacatattttggaaAAGGATAATTATGTGTGTTATTTTGTATACTAGATAAGTATAATATTTCAAGTAATTTTTCAAGTAACGCGTATTTCTAAAAATATCCGAAACTACATACATGTGTGTTGATTGTAGTTTGACGCAATCatgtttatgacgtcacaatgatcagtCACGTGGTCGATCGCTAAGCAGATAAAACGAATCGGCACGTGAATATTGACAACGATATTTTAGTCTCTGATCTACGCTCTTGTATTTCATTGGATAATACTTTTAAGGTAAGTTGTtttactatagcattgaatcatgattttttgaagtatacactctcataactgcagcggtgtgtgcatacaaattgagtaacgcgcgttagcgcgttatgaaaatttgtatgcacacaccgctgcagttatgagagtgtatacttcaaaaaatcatgatttaatgcttatatttacattttttttaacttcttgccttgtctgcaaatgtgattcataccttaaaattcctatcttatcctaagggtaagttaatattgaTGGAAGAGCCACaataacagccacaagcgtgaactttgattttcgcttgtgacgttgcagtttacagcgttcaacgtttgtgacgtcataataaaactcgtcaatttgacctttgactacttgttgcatttagaggcatttaaggaggccgatttgggtttttttgcggaaaaactacaatagcataactcttcattttttaaccacatgtaatttaaaccaactctagtttatttgctaaggttcatgaaaatcgaccgtctggttctttttagggaccatctcaaaatagaggtacatttactataggaatatataggaaactgtcattttccgcacatcaaagcaatttaaaaaaaatactacaatagctttttttctcaaattgttatatatgattagtaatatcatttcctaccttatatgtaaaaaacacaaaattctaccgcctggtttttagtgggggccttctcaaaatattaaaatgcaccaaattttgctatatatttggatcatcacgaatgatgattggtataatggattcattccaaaaatcaggaaaatctcctcgaggatagcatcattctgtatataaaatttcaacagcgtacaatttttactttttctgttatgttatttcttataacgtactcctacgacgcttcattttatcataacgtcataaaagcgcaatggcaatgctcccctaccgcacaacgtaaaaatagtgttaaaaataaaaatttcctttaaaaatctaaatattgttatctgtattttgtttattgtgttcaattttataaatgatatcgaaaaaaattcataagaagtataaatcaactgtattatattagaatgcgcaaaaacatgcgcaatgcaaactaaagtcggcctccttaaacatcacggaatttaatggaaaaacacagtagaatgtaaatatatgtttttataccCTCATaagtcttttaaatattaatgtacTCGTCTTGAGATTCATGCAATATGGTAATAAAAGCAATTAATTCTTtagcttacatgtacattgagcATCATATTCTGATTTTGACGATTTTTATAGTTGACTAATTACCGAAATGTTTGTAGGGctaatttaattacataaaaaatgcTTTCaccatttaaaaaagcaattgaTATTCTTTTGTAGAAGATTTGTAACCTACACAAAACTTTacaaaaagttaacaaataaaatcaattattcatTTCAGATGGGAAGAAGAGAATCAAAGCTCACAAAGAAGCCAGTGTTTATGCACGACAAGATGTACAACATTGTTCCAGACATAACGACGACCAAACGTATGCACGGGGTAGATGAGATTCCTACCATTCCGAGACAGAAACCCCTTCCGCTCACAGCTACTGGTAAAAAGTACGAAGCATTGCCAAATCTCGGAGAAGTTCATGCTCCATCTAGATGTAACAACAATGCCACTTTAACCAGACCCAATCCCTGCATCAGCCCCGACATCGTATCTCAACCTGACGTAAAGAAACCTAGAATCCCTCTTGCTTGCTTGGACTTGAAGAGCATCAAACAAAAAATGGACAAAGCTGAAAAGAAGGATAAGAAAGCCAAGAAAAAGAAGTCCAAACCGGCTCCAAAGCAAATGACCGCATACCAGGAAGAAAAGCCAAACGTACAAAATGAGAACAATCCTCCCTTGGCCCACATTCCTCGTCCTCCGGACACTCCATTAGATCCCTCAAAACCGAGACGAATTGTCCGGATCAAGCAGGAAATGTTCTACCAATCTCTGGGACCGGAGAAGATTGCAGAAATAGTGAACATGGTCACTGGTAATCAAGAAGGACTTGGCTACGTTCAACAATCAGATGAAAACGATTACCTGAGTTTGGAGCAGCAGTATGGATACATCAATCCCGACCCATTTTCTGGATACATCCACCCAGCTGACATGCTTCCTGAAGTCATTGATCAAAACCAGAATATAGGATATTCCGATAACTTCTCTGGATATATCCATCCAGCTGATACACTGCCTGGAGTCATTGACCCAAACcaggatatacatgtaggatgtTACAATGGCTTCCCTGGATATATCAACCCAGCTAACACGCTGTCAGGAGTCGTGGACTCAAATCAGGAGATGGGATATTTGTTCCCTATATTTATAAACCCAGCTGATACACTGCCAGAAATGATGGATACTAATCAGGATATGGGATATCCATGTCAAGTTCTTGGACAGATTTCATTCAACCCAGAAATTGGTTTGGATAGTGTAGGCGGCTTTCCTCAAATTAAGCGCACAGCACCTGAGGAAAAGTTAGGATTCGTCAAACACAAAGATACTGGTAAAGACAGTTTGGTGGCAAATCCCTTGATTCTTCCTAAACCTCAGAGGCAAATATTCAAATGAGCCAGTCCAGAACAATTTAAATCCTTGTGTAAAAGCAGCACCATGAAATCTACCCAGAAACAACGCTCCAAGAACACCAACCGGAAACTCCTTTCTATCAACACAAATGTGACCATATgaacatgtttttaaagaattgtttgAGTAGTTCAGTTTTTGTTATAAACATTTGGAATATTTTGCACCTACATGTAACAGTGATTGGTCCGTTCCAAGACTTTGATATATGGAGTTTTGAACTATTGTGTAAGCTGAACTGCAACTTGTCTTTTAATATGCTGCTAGATATTGCAATTTATTCCATCAAGGATATTTTCGAATTGAattgtaacaatattttttttctaaatttatatcATGCAAGTTTATTCACTGTTTTATTAGAAACAATTACATGtctaatggaaaaaaaatactttcttttctataactttgtatttcttttcttattCTGTAACGAAATGTAAAGTGCTGGTGGTTGCtcccaagagagagagagagagagagagagagagagagagagagagagagagagagagagagagagagagagagaattgacCTAACACACGGTATTGTAATGCCTTTTTTAACAACCGTTTTAAGTGTCCATCCACGTAGAAGCTCCTTCTTAAATAGAATTctccttatttttaaaagaatgttgtATCCTGTAATACATATGTCTCTATtttcatgaaagaaaaagtgagcaagctcacCTAACCCCACGCTCCCAATTACTTGACATTGCTACACATACTGCTAGtagatacaaaatatataaatacaaaataaagggGCATAACTCCCGACGAAAATAATCACCAAAAATTTCGGCAAATATGCAAATTTAGTACTAGCCTatgacaacaacaaaattcaaagtaaaaaaagagCCAGAATTTCCTGAAAAAAACCTACAGAATTGGAATTTCTTGGtaatacatgaataaacataattatacgAATTGAAAAGTTTTATGAGAGTATATTCAAGGGTTTCCGACGGCTGGATGGTTCATGAAAGCATATTCAAGAGTTTCAAAGGGCTGGATGACCGCGGCCATTTTTAGTctatattaatcttatttagATGAAGAGTTCTGTAtcaagatatagaaaaatattcaaattttaaatcttaattaatttgaattttccctGACGAATAAATAGTTTATGACCAAAAACTGTCGATTTTTTCAGATGTCAATGTGTAACCTTGGTAATCGAccaatcaaaattaaataagtTCCGTGTAGACTTAATATTCGAATATGGCTTGCAGCTccgttttatttgttttaaaataatacctATAAAGCAGAGTGTTATTTCAGTCGTcaattttatagattatttttatatgaaacatttactgggttttttttccatttatatataaaatatgtttaatttaatcTTTATCGGATCACAGTCGTCCTATGTCAATATACTCTCATTAGATATATATAAAACCATGTATTGACCTCATCAAAAGGCTATATTATACTTataaatagagaataatacatacccttttccatatcacagccagtatcagcccgagactccaatatcgGCCCCATGGATAATATTGGTCGAGGGTTGATACAGactgtgatatggaaaaagggtatctattattatatttattacatacttagtaataaatttagaaaaaacatcaacttgaacaaattgattttaagtaTTATTTGAAAGAAGTCTGTACATGCATTAGATAAAAATATGAGATCTTATTGTTTTACCAAACATGTAGCTACAGAACCGAAATTTCCtcagttttgaaaattaacttCTCTAAAACATTTactagcatttgaagttttcaatttcacttaaaaatgtcgactgtaactgaaaatgttttattttttcgtctgtaaacatgcacaaatgctgaaacaaaaaaaaaggcagaggagttccgcaaggggtgtgatacggatccgtatcagccctagggctaataacctgtatcagccccggaaGCCGATACGagttttgtgatgtcatctgtatcacatatgcaattcaattcaattcaatttattttcactcaaacCGTCAACATGACGGTACATGaggtacacatatatatatataaatatttacaaatgtatgtatagaGTCAGAGGTACATGTAGAGTACaaattagagagaaaaaaaaaatatgagaaaaaagtacaaataacactgtgccggataattatgccagtgccaaggtggcatttttgcacccgcttaagatgtagtttcggaaaaatccatgtataccaaatgatagaccattgtctagagagtatataaccacttttgtttttagtgtgtttcacctgacaggtgagatatttacctttaaaaattaatatcccatcggaaaatgataattcccataggagaattgactctcctacaggaaatattgacaatcctataggatgttttaaaagtcctataggaattatttttcctataggagaatggtaattcctgtaggaatttgattcagacatgtagttttcctataggatattaagttttcctatcggattttatcaaatcctatcggaattgaaattcctataggaagttcttgtattccgataggaaatttcaaattacctataggaatattgattttcctatgggaaaaattattttcctataggaatttatttttgaaaggtaaatatcttacctgacaggtgagatacactaataacaaaggtggttgttaactcttttAGCAAttgtctatcatatggcatatttgaatttttcgatgtATGCAGCTTAAgtgggtgcaaaaatgccaccttggcactggcataattatccggcacagtgttaaatGTTCAAGGAGGACAGactgattcaaaaatttcatttataaataaacagagttttttgagttttttaagttttaaagtagacaaaaattttaaagtgtTTGGTCTTACACAAAATCTAGGTTCCAAGTATTTTTGTCTAATACATGAAAGAGCATTACATTCTAATATAAAGTGCATTTCATCggctatttgatttttattacataatgtgCAACATCTTTCATTAAGAGGAATGCCTAACCATCTACCAGTTTCTACAGGAAGTCGGTGATTCGACGTACGGAATTTAACAAGAATTTTTCGAAGTTTTGATGGCAGAatactcaaatatttttcatatccaaaaataaatttgaaagttctatATATATGACCTTTTGAATAATTTGCAATATCAGCCGACCATTTCTGCACAAACTGGTCTTTAAGCCTTTGCTTGACAGCATTTGTAATCCAATTAACATTTACAGTACATTGTTCATtccaaatgtttgaaaaaccacacttattaaaaatagaatgtataCAATCAATCCATGGGTTTTTAGAAAAGTCattattatattgattcaataagtatttgtaaagtatatgaacaattttattttctggcCCGGTGAACAATTTTGCCCAGTATGAAACCATTctagtatatatattaacaGATAACGGAAACCTTCCGGTTTCTCCATAAACCATGTATGATGGGGTACAGCTTTTTAAATTcagtatatgtttcaaaaatttcaaatgaatacgTTCTATAGTTTCTATATTTTCAAAGCCCCATACTTCACATCCGTATAATAATACCGGCATTACTACTTTATCGAAAAGGTCTAACTGACACTCGACAGGTAAATTAAATTGCCTTATTTTCCTAATGACCCCATACATAGCCTTCTGTGCCTGTTCACAGAGATGTGTTTTTGCTTTTCTGAAAGACCCTGAACGTGAAAAAACAATTCCAAGGTATTTAAActctttcacattttcaattatttcatttctaaagTAAAATTCCCTTTTTATCATTGGACCTTTAGAAAATACcaatatttttgtcttatttaTATTAACCGTTAACTTCCATTGCTCAGAGTATAAATGAAACTCGTTCAGAGCATTTTGTAAATCATCAGGCGTTTCAGCAAGAATTACAGTGTCGTCAgcataaaaaagaatacatagtttaaaatacataaacagtTCATCCTCTAAAGGTTTGGTAACACTCTGTAAcccaattatatttttatcaatcatgaatttttctaagttgcaaaacaaatacatttattactaagtatgtaatatgTATACTAGTGCCCGTATGTTAACATTTTCGCGAGCCAAGGGGAGCGAAGTGAACCGAAAACCCTTGGTTAGCGAAGATGGTATGTTAaataatacacatacatgtatcacagtCACGTTTTATTTCGTTTTCGTGACCATAACATGTAAAAATAcagaaacaaaataacaaaaataactttataatgttttttaattgttcaataaCATTTCCTATTTGTAGgacatatataaatacatgtagcattacGGTGCAGCAGTACTGTAATTCGGCCAGGTTTTGATTTCGTTATAGAGAG
This region includes:
- the LOC105342744 gene encoding uncharacterized protein; this translates as MGRRESKLTKKPVFMHDKMYNIVPDITTTKRMHGVDEIPTIPRQKPLPLTATGKKYEALPNLGEVHAPSRCNNNATLTRPNPCISPDIVSQPDVKKPRIPLACLDLKSIKQKMDKAEKKDKKAKKKKSKPAPKQMTAYQEEKPNVQNENNPPLAHIPRPPDTPLDPSKPRRIVRIKQEMFYQSLGPEKIAEIVNMVTGNQEGLGYVQQSDENDYLSLEQQYGYINPDPFSGYIHPADMLPEVIDQNQNIGYSDNFSGYIHPADTLPGVIDPNQDIHVGCYNGFPGYINPANTLSGVVDSNQEMGYLFPIFINPADTLPEMMDTNQDMGYPCQVLGQISFNPEIGLDSVGGFPQIKRTAPEEKLGFVKHKDTGKDSLVANPLILPKPQRQIFK